Proteins found in one bacterium genomic segment:
- the pstA gene encoding phosphate ABC transporter permease PstA codes for MVDSKKLKSIRSPGEPLVWFTGLGLVVGIVMVTLLLALVFVKGMQSFWPRDVVVATLKEGSSFRSGNIIGGEITRDREKRIQTEGVEKPEKEIQFYTGNKDTYGESFVYIDQNDIVKKEKPAGIIKIERLEYGNALGYPQKINLINGDEILVSAQNFEDKLSDLTDEVNDRWDEIRDIEKIKIGAINTELEKIRSKKKVVEEKAASNPEVLFKIKDFEKNELELNADYKKLADKARELRAKQNENKLTIKLVSGESVSLNMGQVLHYYYPNQLGIFSKGILFVQNGWHFLTEDPREANTEGGIFPALFGTFVMTLLMCIFTTPFGVMAAIYLKEYAKQGFFLRLVRIAVNNLAGVPSIVFGVFGLGFFVYTVGSSIDELFFWEKLPTPTFGTGGMLWSSLTLALLTLPVVIVATEEALSGVGQPLREASFGCGASKWQTIARVILPASAPGILTGMILAMARGAGEVAPLMLVGVVKLAPTLPINGIFPYFHFDQKFMHLGFHIYDLGFQSPDSEAVQPMVFATTLFLIATVVCLNIGAIYIREKLRRKYASSAF; via the coding sequence ATGGTTGATAGTAAAAAATTAAAATCAATTCGATCACCGGGTGAGCCTCTGGTTTGGTTTACAGGGCTTGGTCTTGTAGTGGGTATTGTGATGGTGACGCTTCTTTTGGCTCTTGTTTTTGTAAAAGGCATGCAATCGTTTTGGCCACGTGATGTTGTGGTAGCTACTCTTAAGGAAGGATCAAGTTTTCGGTCTGGTAATATTATTGGTGGCGAAATTACGCGTGATCGTGAAAAACGAATTCAAACTGAAGGTGTAGAAAAGCCCGAAAAAGAAATTCAATTTTATACGGGCAATAAAGATACTTATGGTGAAAGTTTTGTTTATATCGATCAAAACGATATTGTAAAAAAGGAAAAACCGGCAGGAATTATCAAAATAGAACGTCTGGAATATGGGAATGCTTTGGGCTATCCTCAAAAAATTAATTTAATAAACGGCGATGAAATTTTGGTGTCGGCGCAAAATTTTGAAGATAAATTATCGGATCTTACCGATGAAGTAAATGACCGTTGGGATGAAATCCGTGATATTGAAAAAATTAAGATTGGTGCCATCAATACTGAACTAGAGAAAATCCGTTCTAAAAAGAAGGTTGTTGAAGAAAAGGCAGCCAGTAATCCGGAAGTGCTATTTAAAATAAAAGATTTTGAAAAAAATGAGCTTGAACTCAATGCCGATTATAAAAAGTTGGCTGATAAGGCCCGTGAATTACGTGCCAAACAAAACGAAAACAAACTTACAATAAAACTTGTTTCGGGAGAGTCTGTTAGTTTAAACATGGGGCAGGTTTTGCATTACTACTATCCTAATCAATTAGGTATTTTTTCCAAAGGTATCCTGTTTGTTCAAAATGGCTGGCATTTTTTAACCGAAGACCCGCGTGAGGCCAATACCGAAGGCGGTATCTTTCCGGCTCTCTTTGGAACTTTTGTGATGACGCTCCTCATGTGTATTTTTACAACACCCTTTGGAGTGATGGCGGCTATTTATCTTAAAGAATATGCCAAACAGGGCTTCTTTTTACGTTTGGTTAGAATTGCTGTTAATAATCTGGCCGGTGTACCGTCTATTGTATTTGGTGTTTTTGGGTTGGGCTTTTTTGTGTATACGGTGGGATCTTCTATTGATGAATTGTTTTTTTGGGAAAAACTGCCAACACCCACTTTTGGAACTGGTGGTATGTTGTGGTCGTCTTTAACACTTGCTCTATTAACATTGCCAGTTGTTATTGTTGCTACCGAGGAAGCCTTATCGGGTGTGGGACAGCCATTACGTGAAGCGAGCTTTGGTTGCGGGGCTTCTAAGTGGCAAACGATTGCACGCGTTATTTTGCCGGCATCGGCCCCTGGTATTTTAACAGGGATGATTTTAGCAATGGCCCGTGGGGCAGGTGAGGTTGCTCCTCTTATGCTTGTGGGGGTAGTAAAACTTGCACCTACATTACCCATCAACGGTATTTTCCCCTATTTTCATTTCGATCAAAAATTTATGCATTTGGGTTTTCATATCTACGATTTGGGTTTTCAATCTCCCGATTCCGAGGCGGTACAGCCCATGGTGTTTGCAACTACACTTTTTTTAATTGCCACCGTTGTCTGTTTAAATATCGGGGCCATTTATATTCGTGAAAAGTTACGGAGGAAATATGCCAGCAGTGCCTTCTAA
- the pstB gene encoding phosphate ABC transporter ATP-binding protein PstB: MPAVPSNEPILNVIDFSFSYGDKVTLKNITMQIGARKVTALIGPSGCGKSTLLRSINRMNDLVDGTSHDGDIHFHGQSIFNPNLDVISLRRRIGMVFQKSNPFPKSIYENVVFGLRIAGEKRKDFLDETVEKSLRAAALWDEVKDRLNDNALGLSGGQMQRLCIARAIANQPEIVLMDEPCSALDPIATAKIEALIHDLKKDYTIIIVTHSMQQAARVSDRTAFLLLGELIEYNDTGKLFTNPQEKKTEEYITGRFG; this comes from the coding sequence ATGCCAGCAGTGCCTTCTAATGAACCAATTTTAAACGTGATTGATTTTTCGTTTTCTTACGGCGACAAAGTGACCCTAAAAAATATAACCATGCAGATTGGGGCGCGCAAAGTGACGGCTTTAATTGGTCCTTCGGGTTGCGGCAAATCAACGCTTTTGCGCAGTATTAACCGCATGAATGATTTAGTAGATGGCACAAGTCACGACGGCGATATCCATTTTCATGGTCAAAGTATTTTTAATCCTAATCTCGATGTCATTTCTCTGCGTCGTCGAATTGGGATGGTGTTTCAAAAATCTAACCCTTTCCCCAAATCAATTTATGAAAATGTAGTATTTGGACTAAGAATAGCCGGTGAAAAGAGAAAAGATTTTTTAGATGAAACCGTTGAAAAAAGTTTAAGAGCAGCGGCTTTATGGGATGAAGTAAAAGATCGCTTAAACGATAATGCTTTGGGCTTATCGGGTGGTCAGATGCAGCGTTTATGTATTGCGCGTGCTATTGCCAACCAGCCCGAAATTGTTTTAATGGACGAGCCATGCTCGGCATTAGACCCTATTGCAACAGCCAAAATTGAAGCGTTGATTCATGATTTAAAAAAGGATTATACTATCATCATTGTTACTCACAGCATGCAACAGGCAGCACGCGTTTCGGATAGAACGGCCTTTTTACTCTTGGGTGAACTGATCGAATATAACGATACCGGAAAACTTTTTACTAACCCTCAGGAAAAGAAAACTGAGGAATACATCACAGGGAGGTTTGGATAA
- the phoU gene encoding phosphate signaling complex protein PhoU, giving the protein MDHTDKQYEKDLQHLKELILRMGSLVEEMLRDDMKALEKRDSTYCDAVKVRESNVNQIEIDINEACLKLLALHQPAASDLRFITIGFRIASDLERMGDLAESIAKHIRYLNQDNPLDVLGDFPAMADDTLKMVKLALDAFVNRDTDAAVDVCKMDDTVDKKKWSVQEKIIDKMKSDPESIVRGTRCMQIARHLERIADHATNIAEEIIFMVKGVDIRHMGKRSPI; this is encoded by the coding sequence ATGGACCATACCGATAAACAATACGAAAAAGATTTGCAGCATTTAAAAGAACTTATTCTTCGCATGGGAAGCTTGGTAGAGGAAATGCTTCGGGACGATATGAAGGCTCTTGAGAAGCGGGATTCTACTTATTGCGATGCCGTAAAAGTGCGTGAATCCAACGTAAATCAAATTGAAATTGATATCAATGAAGCGTGTCTTAAGCTTTTAGCTCTGCACCAGCCGGCAGCGTCTGATTTACGTTTTATTACCATTGGTTTCCGCATTGCTTCCGATTTGGAACGCATGGGTGATTTGGCCGAGAGTATTGCCAAGCACATCCGTTATTTAAATCAGGATAATCCTCTCGATGTTTTGGGCGATTTCCCGGCTATGGCCGATGATACCCTTAAAATGGTGAAGCTGGCTTTGGATGCTTTTGTAAACCGCGATACCGATGCAGCTGTTGATGTTTGTAAAATGGATGACACGGTAGATAAAAAGAAGTGGAGCGTTCAGGAAAAAATTATCGATAAAATGAAAAGTGACCCTGAAAGTATTGTACGCGGTACACGCTGCATGCAAATTGCCCGTCACTTAGAACGCATTGCCGATCACGCTACTAACATTGCCGAAGAAATTATCTTTATGGTGAAGGGCGTAGATATTAGGCATATGGGTAAAAGAAGTCCCATTTGA